In Paracoccaceae bacterium Fryx2, a single genomic region encodes these proteins:
- a CDS encoding aminotransferase class V-fold PLP-dependent enzyme, with amino-acid sequence MTWTPLPLAPAFPPAGFAPLADRIAALLGTQGDVLLIQGEAVVALEAAATSLGRPGLRALNIVTSLYGAWFGAWLRRQGAEVTDLRADPGLPVTVAAVDRALDAGRYDLLAVVHAESASGILNPLAGIAALARAHGALVVADAVASVGGHPLEVDALGLDVTVIGPQKSLGGQAGVSAIALSPRAWEAVAPQGEAPSILSLADQRALWLAPGRGALPGTPSALEFHALQATLDRVEAEGLPALIARHEGAARAARAGVKALLGREWVPPAQASNLVTAAPLPEGLSAAQVLAALPPESTIGAGVGPGGDRLLRLNHTGPRARLDTVLGDLAALGAALRHLGVQADVGAALSRAVSA; translated from the coding sequence ATGACCTGGACCCCCCTGCCGCTTGCCCCCGCCTTTCCGCCCGCGGGCTTTGCCCCGCTTGCCGACCGCATTGCGGCGCTGCTGGGCACGCAGGGCGACGTGCTGCTGATCCAGGGCGAGGCGGTGGTGGCGCTGGAGGCCGCCGCCACCAGCCTCGGCCGCCCGGGCCTGCGCGCCCTGAACATCGTGACCAGCCTTTACGGCGCCTGGTTCGGTGCCTGGCTGCGCAGGCAGGGGGCCGAGGTGACCGACCTGCGCGCCGACCCCGGCCTGCCGGTCACGGTGGCGGCGGTGGACCGGGCGCTGGATGCGGGCCGCTACGACCTGCTGGCCGTCGTTCACGCCGAATCCGCGAGCGGCATCCTGAACCCACTGGCCGGGATTGCCGCGCTCGCCCGTGCCCATGGTGCGCTGGTCGTGGCGGATGCGGTGGCCTCGGTCGGCGGGCACCCGCTGGAGGTGGATGCCCTGGGGCTGGACGTGACGGTGATCGGGCCGCAGAAATCGCTGGGCGGGCAGGCCGGGGTATCGGCCATCGCCCTGTCGCCGCGGGCCTGGGAGGCCGTTGCCCCGCAGGGCGAGGCGCCCTCGATCCTGTCGCTGGCCGATCAGCGCGCGCTCTGGCTCGCACCCGGGCGCGGCGCCCTGCCGGGCACGCCCTCGGCGCTGGAATTCCATGCGCTGCAGGCGACGCTGGACCGGGTGGAGGCCGAGGGCCTGCCCGCCCTCATCGCGCGCCATGAAGGCGCCGCCCGCGCGGCCCGCGCCGGGGTGAAGGCGCTGCTGGGCCGCGAATGGGTGCCGCCCGCGCAGGCATCGAACCTGGTGACTGCGGCCCCCCTGCCCGAGGGGCTGTCGGCCGCGCAGGTGCTGGCCGCCCTGCCGCCCGAAAGCACCATCGGGGCAGGCGTCGGGCCGGGGGGCGACCGGCTGCTGCGGCTGAACCACACCGGCCCCCGCGCCCGGCTCGACACCGTGCTGGGCGATCTCGCCGCCCTTGGCGCCGCCCTGCGGCACCTGGGCGTGCAGGCGGATGTCGGCGCGGCACTGTCGCGTGCGGTGTCGGCCTGA
- a CDS encoding HAD family hydrolase, with protein sequence MPALLRPQAVLFDLDDTLITAYRTPQRTWRAIIAEHAEALGEHDTRWVTAEVIDRVLAFLSDEEGRKLWRLEGDTTRRRVVRTAFHRLNLARPTSTAPLHGADADRIADRFETYLEETITLKDDAHLVLDRLRHAGLALGLLTNGQSGRQRAKLARFGLARHFDAIQIEEEAGFGKPEPLAYLTLLATLAAPPDRAWMVGDDLLWDIEAPAALGLTTVLLDESGTAAQTAPAHAVITRLADLPDLLSP encoded by the coding sequence ATGCCGGCCCTGCTCCGCCCGCAGGCCGTCCTGTTCGACCTCGACGACACGCTGATCACCGCCTATCGCACGCCGCAGCGCACCTGGCGCGCGATCATCGCCGAACATGCCGAAGCCCTGGGCGAACATGACACCCGCTGGGTGACCGCCGAGGTGATCGACCGCGTGCTGGCCTTCCTGTCGGACGAGGAGGGCCGCAAGCTCTGGCGGCTGGAGGGCGACACCACCCGTCGCCGCGTGGTGCGCACCGCCTTTCACCGGCTGAACCTTGCCCGCCCGACCAGTACCGCGCCGCTGCATGGCGCGGATGCCGACCGCATCGCTGACCGCTTCGAGACCTATCTGGAGGAAACCATCACCCTGAAGGACGACGCGCACCTCGTGCTTGACCGGCTGCGCCACGCCGGGCTGGCGCTGGGGCTGCTGACCAACGGGCAAAGCGGACGGCAACGCGCCAAGCTGGCGCGCTTCGGCCTCGCGCGCCATTTCGACGCGATCCAGATCGAGGAGGAGGCCGGTTTCGGCAAGCCCGAGCCACTGGCCTACCTGACCCTGCTGGCCACGCTGGCGGCCCCGCCGGATCGGGCCTGGATGGTGGGCGACGATCTGCTGTGGGACATCGAGGCGCCCGCGGCCCTGGGCCTGACGACCGTGCTGCTGGACGAAAGCGGCACGGCCGCGCAGACCGCGCCCGCCCACGCCGTCATCACCCGGCTGGCCGACCTGCCGGACCTGCTGTCGCCCTGA